Below is a window of Acidobacteriota bacterium DNA.
TCGCGCGACTACGGCAGTGACGAACTCGGCACCGTGGCCCGCGTGCTGGATGCCACCGCCCGTGAACTGGGAGGCCGGATTTCGGAACTGGCCCAGGACCACGCCCGCATGGAGACCATGCTGGCCGGCATGCTCGAAGGCGTCGTGGTCGTGAACGAGCAGGGCCACGTGCATCTGGTGAACAACGCCGCGAAGCGACTGCTGCGCATCGAGGGGCAGGTGACAGGTCAGCCCTATCTGGACGTTGTTCGGCTGCCCAGTCTCGGCGACCTCATCGCGAGCGGCCTCGAAGGCCGCACGCCGGATGGGCTCGAGTTTTCGCCTCCGCGTGACGTCAATCGCACGGTCGTCGCGCGCGTGGCTCCCATCGGGACGTCGGGTTCGAACGGCGCCGTGCTCGTCCTCCACGACATTACCGATCTGCGCCAGGCTGATCGGATTCGACGCGATTTCGTCGCCAACGTCTCTCACGAACTGCGCACGCCGCTCACGGCTATCCAGGGCTATGTTGAGGCGTTGCAGGACGAAGACGCGCCGGAACCAGACGAGGCCCGCCGCTTCCTGGAGATCATCGCGCGCCACGCCAGGAGAATGGAGCGGCTCGTGCACGACCTCCTGCGGCTGGCGCGGCTCGAGGCCGGTCAGGAGCCGGTTGAACGGGCGCCGGTCTGGATGACGTCGATATTCAACGAAGTCGTCACGGAGCTGGAGCCCGCCATCGCCGCCAAGCGGCAGCGGGTCATCACCCATGTCGATGCGGCGGCAGCCACGCTGCTGACCGACACCGCCAAACTCCACGACGCTATTCGGAATCTCGTTGAGAACGCGGTGGCCTACGCGCCGTTCGACACGACGATCGAACTGACGGCGGCCCCCGATTCCGGCGGGACACCGGAGGCGCCCCGCACGGTCGTCACGGTGGCCGACGATGGCCCCGGAATCCCGGAGGTCGATCTAGTCCGTATCTTCGAGAGGTTCTACCGCGTGGACAAGGCCCGCTCGCGCGAATCAGGCGGCACGGGCCTCGGCCTGTCCATCGTCAAGCACCTCGTGGAGGTGCTGGATGGGGATGTGCGCGCGGCGAATCGCCCGGATGGCGGCGCCATCTTTACGATTACCCTGCCATAACGGGATCGAAGTGCTTCGCGCAACATCGACTACCGACGGCGGGCCCCTGTGGCCGCCCGGCCCTCAAGATTCCTGGCCGGCCGCTCCCGTCCCGGGTTCTCCGGCATCCCCCCGGCGGTGACGGACGTCCAGGGCCTCGACAAGGAAGATCGCGTCTTCGGCCATGTTGGTCGCGTGGTCGGCAATCCGCTCGAGGCTGCGGCTCACAATCACCAGTTCCATGCCGCGCTCAATCGTGCCGGGATCCCAGGTCATGTGATCGAGCACGATGCGCAGCACGCGGCTCTTCATGGCATCCACCTCATCGTCCTGCCGCAGCACCTCGCGCGCGATGGCGGCGTCCCGGTCGAGAAACGCCGTGAGGCCGTCGCGGACCATGGCCAGTGCCCGCTGGGCCATCGTCCCAACCTGGATCATCTGCGGAAGCGCTGGTTTGTTTATCAGACGCAGCGCGGCCTCGGCGATGTTGACGGCTTGGTCCCCCAGTCGCTCGAGATCTCCGTTTGCCTTGATGGTGGCTACGACAAATCGCAGGTCGCCGGCCTCCGGGTTCTGGAGGGCCAGCAGGAGCAGCGCGCGCTCGTCGACCTGGATCTGCAGCTCGTCGATGTCACGATCGCGATCGATCACGAAACGCGCCGAGTCCGCATCACGATCCACGAGCGATCGGACGGCCAATGCCAGCCGTTCCAGCACGAGATCGCCCATCCACGAGACCGTGCGGCGCAGTACGGCCAGATCTACGTCGCGTTGAAGGCGTAGCATTAACCGAACCTCCCGGTGATGTAGTCTTCGGTGTGTTTTTCGCGCGGGTTGGTAAACAGGTCCGCGGTCCTGCTGTACTCGACGAGCCTGCCCAGCCAGAAAAATGCCGTAGAATCCGACACGCGAGCGGCCTGCTGCAGGTTGTGGGTCACGATCACGATCGTATAGTCCCGCTTCAGCTCGAAGATCAACTCCTCAATCTTGAGCGTCGCGATCGGATCGAGCGCCGAACAGGGTTCATCCATCAGAATGATCTCGGGCTCGATGGCAATCGCGCGGGCAATGCACAAGCGCTGCTGCTGACCGCCCGACAGTGAGAGGCCACTGGTATGCAACCGGTCCTTGACTTCGTCCCAGAGCGCTGCGCCCTGGAGTGAGCGCTCGCAGGCCTCGTCGAGCGTCGCTCTGTCTTTGATCCCTGCAATGCGCAGCCCATAGACGACGTTCTCGAATATGGACTTCGGCAACGGGTTGGACTTCTGAAAGACCATACCGACGCGCCGCCTGACCTCGATGACATCCGTCGTCGCCGCATTGATGTCCTGCCCGCGCACCAGGATGCGTCCCGTCACGTGGACGTTGTCGATAAGGTCGTTCATCCGGTTGAAGCAACGCAGCAGCGTGGATTTGCCGCACCCGGATGGCCCGATCAAGGCGGTCGCCTGCTTCTCCGGCAGGTTCATGGTGACATCGAAGAGCGCCTGGTTGGTTCCGTACCAGAGGTTCGCGTGATCGACCACGATGGCCGGCGTGCCGGCCGCCTTCGCGCCCGGGTGCTGCCGGTTCGCCTCGGCTTGCACGACGGCCTCGGCGCCGACCGTGACGCGCATCCGGAAGCCGGGGCTTTCAGTTGGTGTCTGCACGTCAGTCATGCCGTGTCCTGAGTCCTCAGTGAATGAAGTCGTTGTCATGTTCATGAATCGAAGGACTTAGAACGCCGACGTCTGGTACTTCCGCCGCAGCTTCGTTCGGACGATGATGGCTGTCAGGTTCAGCAGCACGACAATCACCAGGAGGAGCACGGCGGTGGCATAGACCATCGGTTTGGCCGCTTCGACGTTGGGACTCTGGAAACCGACGTCGTAGATGTGAAAGCCAAGGTGCATGAACTTGCGCTCGAGGTGCAGGAACGGGAACGTCCCATCGAGCGGCAGGTCTGGCGCCAGTTTGACGACGCCGGTGATCATCAGCGGCGCAACCTCGCCCGCGCCGCGCGCCATGGCGAGGATGAGACCAGTGAGGATGCCTGGCGCCGCGGCAGGCAGAACCACACGCAGGATTGTCTGAAACTTCGTGGCGCCAGTCGCAAGTGATGCCTCGCGCATCGATCGCGGCACGGCTGCCAGCGCTTCCTCGGCTGCGACAATCACGACGGGCACGGTGAGCAGCCCGAGGGTAAGCGAGGCCCAGAGGATCCCGCCGGTGCCGAACGTCGGAGTCGGCAGGCGTTCGGCGTAGAACATCTGGTCGATCGTGCCACCGACGAAATAGATGAAGAACCCGAGACCGAATACGCCGAAGACGATTGAGGGCACACCGGCGAGATTGTTGACGGCGATGCGGACGATTCGGACGAGCAGTCCCTGCTTCGCGTATTCGCGCAGGTAGAGCGCGGCCACCACGCCAAACGGCACGGCGACGCCGCTCATCAGGAGCACCATCATCAGGGTGCCGAAGATGGCCGGGAAGATGCCACCCTCGGTGTTCGATTCGCGCGGGTCGCCGCTCAGGAACTCCCACAATCGGCTGGCGTACAGGCGGGCCCGATCGATCCTGGTCAACTGGTTGGCCCGGTAGGCGCGGAACACGTCGAGGGTGGCGAGGTCCTTCTCGCGGCCATCGGCGACCTTGACGGTGACGCGTGTGCGCGCAGCTTCCTCGGTCTGCTGCCCGAGACGCTGCTCGAGCAGCGTGTACTGACCTGTCAGCGCGGCGGTCTCGCGCTCGAGGCGCTCGCGGGCGGCTGGGTCCTTCTTGAGCGCCAGCCTGGCCTGCTCGATGCCGGCATCGACGGCGCCAATCTCGTCTCGCTCGAGGCGACGGATGGCGGCCCGGTCCCGTTCGGCCTTGTCGATGAGCGGTACCAGCGCGTCCCATCCGGGACCGGCCCCCTGCCCGATCGTGCGATCGCCATCGGTGACCTTGACGACTCGCCCAAGGAGCGGCCCGTATTCGCGCCGCTCGAGATAGACCGCATCGGCCGGCCACGCGCGCGCCTCGATCTCGGCCTCGTCCACCCACCGGTAATCGGCACCGAAGAGATCGCGATTCCCCAGCTTCAACTGGATCCTGAAGCGCGGCAACGGCTCTGGCGCTCCGGGCGTGGGGATGATCTCACGCCCCGACATCTCGCCAAGGAGCACGGTGCCGTTCTTGAGCGTGAGCTCGATCAGCCGGCCCGGCCAGAAGTAGCCGAGGCCGCTTGTCAGGATGAGCGCGATCATCCCGCTGATCATCAGCAGGCAGACGCCCAGGCCCGTGCCGGCCAGCCAGATGGCGGGGTCGCCGCGCCGGATGAGGTCGCGCAGGGCGCTCATCACACCGCCTTGTACCGCTCGCGCAACCGCTGCCGGATCACCTCTGCCACGGTGTTGACGAGGAACGTCAACACAAACAGGAGCGACGCGGTGAGAAACAGCGTGCGATAGAGCGTGCCAGCCTGCGGCGACTCGGGAATCTCGACGGCAATGTTGGCGACGAGCGTGCGCATGCCGTTGAAGATCGACCAGTCCATCAGCGGCGTGTTGCCTGTGGCCATGAGCACGATCATCGTTTCGCCCACCGCGCGGCCGAAGCCCACCATGATGGCCGAGAAGATCCCAGGGCTTGCCGTCGGCATCACGACCCGGACCGCCGTCTGCCACCGGCTCGCGCCGAGGGCCAGCGACGCGGCCGTCAGGTTCGACGGCACGCTCGAGAAGGCGTCCTCCGAGATCGTGAAGATGATCGGGATCACCGCGAACCCCATTGCGAGGCCAACGACGATGCAGTTGCGCTGGTCGTAGGTGAGGCCCAAGGTTTCCTTCAGCCAGAAACGGGCGTCGCCGGTGAACAGCCACCGCTCGAGCGACGGCCCCATCTCATGCGTCAGCCATACGGCGGCCAACAGCATGGGCACAATGACGGCCAACTCGGTGCCGGGGCGGAGGCGCGCCAGGATCCTGCGCGGAAGCACGCGCCACACCAGGACGCCCACCGTACCGAACAGGGGCGCGACAACAAACAGCGCGGCCATGGCCACGAGGTTCTTTTCAACAATCGAGGCGAGGTAGAGGCCGGCCAGAAAACCGATCACGACACTGGGCAGAGCGGCCATGATCTCGACGGTTGGCTTGATCTTCGCGCGGATGGACGGGTGCACGAACTGTGACGTGTAGAGCGCGCTGAGCACCGAGAGCGGCACGGCGAAGAGCATCGCGTACAGCGTGCCCTTGATGGTGCCGAAGATGAGCGGCACCAGGCTCAACTTCGCTTCCACGTCGTCGGTGGCGCCGGTGGACTGCCAGACGTACTCGGGCTTCGCGTAGCCCTCGTACCACACCTTGCCGAACAGGACCGTCCAGCTGGTTTCCGGGTGCGGATTCACAATGGCGAAGCGGTCGACAAGGCCACCTCGTGCGGCAAGCAACCCATCGGCCTTCGGCGTGATCAGGAGCGCGCGAACCACCTCACCAACAGAGACGTCGGCCAGCACGCGCTCTGACGTGAAATGGCGCAGGATAATCGTGCCGTCGCGCCCGGCCGTGGCGAAACTGCGCTCGCGCCCCGACATCGCGATGGCGACAACCGCGCTCGACTGCCGCTCGTAGGTATGAGCCCGGACCATGACCGACGCATTTTCCGCGCCCAGCGGAGCACGGAACCAAGCGGACACACTGCCGTCCTCAGTGCCTGCCACCCACGACTTGCCGCCGAGCACCCATTCGAGGGCCGTGATGCCCCCGCCGCCAACTGGCGACACGTCGGTCAGCCGCATGTCTGGTTGAGGGATCCAGTGGTAGACATTGCCGCGATCGGTGCCCGCAATGAGTGCGCCGTTGCGGCCGAGGCGAATCGCCGTCACGCGCTGGGGTGCGGGAACGGTGAGGATGGCACGCCACTCTTTAGCGTCGGTGTCGGTCCACCAGTAAGCGATCTCGCGGTCGGTCAGCAGGGCCGCCACGAACTTCTGCCCCTCCTGCTCGAGGTACGACACATCTCGGACGGGACGCTTCCCCGGATCAATCTCGACCAGCCCGCGTTCCCGAAGATCGATGGCGAGATCGACCATCTTCTGCCCTTGGTACTGCGGGGTGAAGCGGATCTGCATCAACGACACGCAACCGTCGCTGGTGCCGGCAGCCACGAAGTTGCCGAGCAGTGTTTTCGATGAGGCGGTGATCGTCGCCGCACCGAGCCCTGGAACCGGCAGTTCGCGGGCAGCCGCTCCAGAGTCGTAGCGGTAAAACACCAACCGACCGTCCGGCTCCACCGTGTAGATGTACTTCCGGTATTCGTCCGTACCGAAAACGGGAAGGCTGGCCGCTCCGACGGCGTACGGCCGGCTGTCGAGACGTACCTGTCCGGAAGTGGAAAGCGTCGCCGGCTTGAAGAGCGGCACAGCCTGCGCGGCAATGAAGACGAGAATGCCGAGCACCGCGATGATGACACTGACGCCACCGAGCGTAATCACGCCCACGGCCGCGCGGTCGATGCGCTTGAGGCGGCCGATCCGCCTGGCGGCACCGGCCATTCTCGCGCGCACGCTCGGAATCGAAGCGTCCATCATGAGATGGAAATTACTTACTGATCTTGGCGATTTCCTGCTGGCACTGGGGGGCAGAGAGCGGCATATAACCGTCCTTGACCACCACCTCCTGGCCTTCCCTGCTGAAGATGAGCTTCACGAATTCGCCGACGATCGGGTCGAGGGCCCTGCCCGGGGCCTTGTTGACGTAAATGTACAGCAAGCGCCAGAGCGGGTACTTTCCGCTCTTCACATCCTCGTAGCTCCCATCCGAGGTCGCCGACGTCGCGGTTTCCGACAGCGGGACCGCGCGCACGCCAGACGTCTTGTAGCCGATGCCGCTATAGCCCATGCCGAAGCGATCCTCGGTGACGCCCTGGACAACCGACGCGGAGCCAGGTTGCTCTTTCACCGTGTCCTTGTAGTCGCCGTTCTTGAGCACGTGCTCCTTGAAGAAGCCATAGGTGCCGCTGGCCGAATTGCGCCCATACAGGCTGATCGGCCGATTGGCCCAGTCGCCGGTCAGGCCCAACTGGCCCCAGGTGGTGATGTTCTCCTTGTAGCCGCGGGTGCGGTTCTTCCCGAAAATGGCTTCCACCTGCGCGAGGGTGAGCGACTTGATGGGATTGTCCTTGTTCACATAGACGGCGAGGGCGTCGTAGCTGGTCTTGAGTTCGGTCGGCTTGTAACCGTACTTCGCCTCGAACGAGTCGATCTCGGCGGTCTTCATCTGGCGCGACATCGGGCCGAACTGCGACGTGCCAGCGATCAGCGCGGGTGGCGCCGTGCCGGACCCCTTGCCTTCGACCTGGATCTTGACGCTCGGGTAGAACTTCCGGTACGTCTCGGCCCACAGCGTCATCATGTTGTTCATCGTGTCGGAGCCAACGCTGGTCAGGCTGCCCGAGACGCCGCTGACTTTCTGGTAGGACGGCAGCATCGACGTCAGCATCCCCGAGCCGGCCTGGGCGCCGAGCAGCGTCATGCTGGCAGCGGCAAGTACGAGAGCCATCAGTGCACGTTTCATCAATCGTTCCTCCACAAACCTCCGGCCCGATCTCCGTCGATGTCCACCTCCGATGCTATCGGGCGGCCTGGACGGGGAGATTGCGCCGTTGTTAAATCCGGGTAAATTCGTGCGGTGGGGCGGGCCTCACCGACCCGCCCCGTCCGCATCGCATGCCTCTACCAAGTCCAGAACCACGTCACGCGGAACACCATGTCGTTCCTGGCAGGAGCGGTCGCGCCCGCCAGCGGGGTCCCGTAGTTGACCCACTCGATGTTGGGGCTGAAGCGGACCGACGGGTGGATGTAGTACTCGATGCCCGCGATGCCAAGGTTGAACGGCGCACTCTTGTAGATGGGCAGATAGTCGATGCCGGCGGCATCGGGGTTCGCGTTCGAGTGGTCGAACCTGCCGAACACGCTGAACTTGCTAGGCTTGACGATCCACACGCCGAAACCCGATACCACGTTGATTGTAACGACGGGGTTTGTCGTGCCTTCATTGGGCTGGCGGGTGTGGTGGAGATACTGGATGCCCACCCGGCCCTGGGGCGTCTGGTACCCCGCGATCGCCTGCAGCGTCAGGCGGTTCGCCGAGAGCGGCTTGTAGTAGTAGCCGTAGAACCCTTCGGCGACAAAGCCGGGGTTGGTGACGTACCGCACGGCGAAGCGGACGGCCTTGTACTTGTCGATCTCGGAGTTGTTGCCCGAGTCGTTCGCGAATTGGGCCGTGTACTGCAGGGTGTTGTCCTGATTGAGCGGGCCGGAGAGGCTGACGCCGAAATCGCGCGACGAATCGATGCGGTAAAGGTCCTCCGGCGTCTTCTCGATGTGGCGCAGGCCGAACAACGTCTCGTTGAAATCAACGTTCGGTGTCGGCTGGATGCCCACGGTCACCTGGTGCTTGCCGTGGTAGGCCCACTTCACCCACGCGTCCTTGATGTACGGGTTGATGCCGGCTGTCGGCGATGTCAGCTTCCCGTTGCTGTCGGCTTCGAGCCGGAACCGCATTGAGACGGCCGGGCTGAACGTCCGGTCGTAGGTGAAGTACATCCGGCGGAACCAGAAGCCCTGCTGCGTGTTGAACGCTGCCACATTGTCATTCTTGAAGTAGTAGTAGTCGCCGAACATCAGGCCGCTGAACTTATCCGGCGACGGCGCGGGCGGCGGTGGGGGCGGTGGCTCGGGCACGGCCTCCGACATTCCATGCTTGAAGAAGAAGAGCTGCAGCGCACGCTCGCTGTCGCCGATGACCGTCTCGCCGTTTGGACCGGCGTTGAGCTTCGTGATGCCGACGCCCATCTCGCCGCTCGTCTCAAAAGCGTCGGCGCGGGCCGCCGAATTGAAGACGTAGATGCGGCCGTCCTTGGCGATTTCCTTGTAGTACAGACCTTGCGCAAGCAGGGGGCTGGCGGCCAGGACGACAACTGCCACGACGAGCAGTGCCAGGATGGCGACGCGGCCGGGACGAAGAAGACGACTCATGCGTTCATGCCTCCATGCAGGTGACGTGTCCTGCGTTCGGACACCAGCATATGCATGACGTGTTGCTGCCACGTCGCACCGGTGTTACGACGGGGTTAATTCAACGGAGGGAGCGGAGAGCTACCAGGTCCAGAACCACGTCAGGCGGAGCACCAAGTCGTTGCTGGCAGGGGCCGCCGCGCCCGCCGTCGGCGTCCCGTACTTCACCCACTCGACGTTCGGGCTGAAGCGCACCGACGGGTGGATGTAATACTCGATGCCCGCCACGCCCAGGTTGAACGGCGCGCTCTTGTAGATGGGCAGGTAGTCGATGCCGGCGGCGTCTGGGTTCGCGTCCGAATGGTCGAACCGGCCGAACACCGTGAACTTGCTCGGCTTGACGATCCACACGCCGAAACCCGACGTCACGTTGATCGTTGTCACCGGGTTCGTCGTTCCCGCATTGGGCTGGCGGGTGTGGTG
It encodes the following:
- a CDS encoding ATP-binding protein yields the protein MTFRGLRGRTFLAVFGVAAIALVVATALILSSLRTQLLRAIERSLVAEARMAATLLSEHQTDGSVAALDGEADRVGAMTSARVTFVAPDGRVVGDSAEDLAGLAKLDNHNARPEIVTARHVGLGIERRHSATLGIDLLYVAVAVRHPVVSIVRLALPLTDVDEQVNAIRRGLLLALGVALACALGLAWLSSLLVARRVDAIAVVARRYAGGDFSHPSRDYGSDELGTVARVLDATARELGGRISELAQDHARMETMLAGMLEGVVVVNEQGHVHLVNNAAKRLLRIEGQVTGQPYLDVVRLPSLGDLIASGLEGRTPDGLEFSPPRDVNRTVVARVAPIGTSGSNGAVLVLHDITDLRQADRIRRDFVANVSHELRTPLTAIQGYVEALQDEDAPEPDEARRFLEIIARHARRMERLVHDLLRLARLEAGQEPVERAPVWMTSIFNEVVTELEPAIAAKRQRVITHVDAAAATLLTDTAKLHDAIRNLVENAVAYAPFDTTIELTAAPDSGGTPEAPRTVVTVADDGPGIPEVDLVRIFERFYRVDKARSRESGGTGLGLSIVKHLVEVLDGDVRAANRPDGGAIFTITLP
- the phoU gene encoding phosphate signaling complex protein PhoU produces the protein MLRLQRDVDLAVLRRTVSWMGDLVLERLALAVRSLVDRDADSARFVIDRDRDIDELQIQVDERALLLLALQNPEAGDLRFVVATIKANGDLERLGDQAVNIAEAALRLINKPALPQMIQVGTMAQRALAMVRDGLTAFLDRDAAIAREVLRQDDEVDAMKSRVLRIVLDHMTWDPGTIERGMELVIVSRSLERIADHATNMAEDAIFLVEALDVRHRRGDAGEPGTGAAGQES
- the pstB gene encoding phosphate ABC transporter ATP-binding protein PstB: MTDVQTPTESPGFRMRVTVGAEAVVQAEANRQHPGAKAAGTPAIVVDHANLWYGTNQALFDVTMNLPEKQATALIGPSGCGKSTLLRCFNRMNDLIDNVHVTGRILVRGQDINAATTDVIEVRRRVGMVFQKSNPLPKSIFENVVYGLRIAGIKDRATLDEACERSLQGAALWDEVKDRLHTSGLSLSGGQQQRLCIARAIAIEPEIILMDEPCSALDPIATLKIEELIFELKRDYTIVIVTHNLQQAARVSDSTAFFWLGRLVEYSRTADLFTNPREKHTEDYITGRFG
- the pstA gene encoding phosphate ABC transporter permease PstA, with protein sequence MSALRDLIRRGDPAIWLAGTGLGVCLLMISGMIALILTSGLGYFWPGRLIELTLKNGTVLLGEMSGREIIPTPGAPEPLPRFRIQLKLGNRDLFGADYRWVDEAEIEARAWPADAVYLERREYGPLLGRVVKVTDGDRTIGQGAGPGWDALVPLIDKAERDRAAIRRLERDEIGAVDAGIEQARLALKKDPAARERLERETAALTGQYTLLEQRLGQQTEEAARTRVTVKVADGREKDLATLDVFRAYRANQLTRIDRARLYASRLWEFLSGDPRESNTEGGIFPAIFGTLMMVLLMSGVAVPFGVVAALYLREYAKQGLLVRIVRIAVNNLAGVPSIVFGVFGLGFFIYFVGGTIDQMFYAERLPTPTFGTGGILWASLTLGLLTVPVVIVAAEEALAAVPRSMREASLATGATKFQTILRVVLPAAAPGILTGLILAMARGAGEVAPLMITGVVKLAPDLPLDGTFPFLHLERKFMHLGFHIYDVGFQSPNVEAAKPMVYATAVLLLVIVVLLNLTAIIVRTKLRRKYQTSAF
- a CDS encoding ABC transporter permease subunit; its protein translation is MMDASIPSVRARMAGAARRIGRLKRIDRAAVGVITLGGVSVIIAVLGILVFIAAQAVPLFKPATLSTSGQVRLDSRPYAVGAASLPVFGTDEYRKYIYTVEPDGRLVFYRYDSGAAARELPVPGLGAATITASSKTLLGNFVAAGTSDGCVSLMQIRFTPQYQGQKMVDLAIDLRERGLVEIDPGKRPVRDVSYLEQEGQKFVAALLTDREIAYWWTDTDAKEWRAILTVPAPQRVTAIRLGRNGALIAGTDRGNVYHWIPQPDMRLTDVSPVGGGGITALEWVLGGKSWVAGTEDGSVSAWFRAPLGAENASVMVRAHTYERQSSAVVAIAMSGRERSFATAGRDGTIILRHFTSERVLADVSVGEVVRALLITPKADGLLAARGGLVDRFAIVNPHPETSWTVLFGKVWYEGYAKPEYVWQSTGATDDVEAKLSLVPLIFGTIKGTLYAMLFAVPLSVLSALYTSQFVHPSIRAKIKPTVEIMAALPSVVIGFLAGLYLASIVEKNLVAMAALFVVAPLFGTVGVLVWRVLPRRILARLRPGTELAVIVPMLLAAVWLTHEMGPSLERWLFTGDARFWLKETLGLTYDQRNCIVVGLAMGFAVIPIIFTISEDAFSSVPSNLTAASLALGASRWQTAVRVVMPTASPGIFSAIMVGFGRAVGETMIVLMATGNTPLMDWSIFNGMRTLVANIAVEIPESPQAGTLYRTLFLTASLLFVLTFLVNTVAEVIRQRLRERYKAV
- a CDS encoding PstS family phosphate ABC transporter substrate-binding protein; translation: MMKRALMALVLAAASMTLLGAQAGSGMLTSMLPSYQKVSGVSGSLTSVGSDTMNNMMTLWAETYRKFYPSVKIQVEGKGSGTAPPALIAGTSQFGPMSRQMKTAEIDSFEAKYGYKPTELKTSYDALAVYVNKDNPIKSLTLAQVEAIFGKNRTRGYKENITTWGQLGLTGDWANRPISLYGRNSASGTYGFFKEHVLKNGDYKDTVKEQPGSASVVQGVTEDRFGMGYSGIGYKTSGVRAVPLSETATSATSDGSYEDVKSGKYPLWRLLYIYVNKAPGRALDPIVGEFVKLIFSREGQEVVVKDGYMPLSAPQCQQEIAKISK